The genomic region AGTAAGATTGTCTGCTCTGTCGTCTCATCATGATATTGGTGCTCATGGATTCAGCTTTGAATCAGAAAGTGAATTAGGTGCGTTCATTGCAAAGTTTGAGAAATATGCAAGGATTGTGATATTTTCTGAAACTGATCAATGGTCACTGATTGAAAAATATAGTTTGGATATGGATCCTGCGGATTTGCATCATATTTTGTACTTTGCTAAAATGTATATCGGTGAGGGAGCAACAATGGCTTCAGAATCAGCCGTTTTGGGTGTACCTTCGATATATGTTTCTAATACCAGACGTGGGTATTTAAATGAACTTGAAAGTAAGTACGATCTAGTTTATACTATTGAACACAAAGAAAAAGCGCTAATAAAAGCTGAGCTTCTTTTAGAAGACTCTGGTTTAAATAGAAAATGGAGAGAAAAGAGTTATTATTTATATAATAATTCTATAGATGTAGTTGCATTCATAATGGATGCAATTGAAAAAAAGTAATAAGTTTATTAATGATATATTATCCCGAGTTGACATTTTATGGATGATTACAATTATATCATTGTTACACCTTGCAAAAATGAAGAAGTTTCTTTACCAGGTCTTATTGATTCTATAATAAGTAATACAATAAAACCTAAACTATGGGTTATTGTGGATGATGGAAGCACAGATTCAACACCACTTATTTTAAACCAGCTAAAAGAGGAAAATGATTTTGTTCAGATTATAAAGAATCAACACTCTAAAAGAGATTTAAGTTTTCATTATGCAGAAATAGTTAATGATGCAATTAATTATTCCATAAAATATTGTGATGACAGCAGTATTCCATGCGACTTTATCGCATTAATTGATGCTGATATGGTGTTACATTCAGACTTCTTTGAGACTATCATTGGACGTTTACATTCTGATCCTGATTTAGGTGTATGTAGTGGATCAGCAGCATATTACGTAGGAGATAAACTGGTAAATGAAAGTGGGCGTTCTCAAAATCCCATTGGGGGCTTGCGTGTCTGGAGAAAAAAATGCTTTATCGAATCAGGTGGTTTCCCCCGTAGTTATTCTGCAGATTCAGTTTCAAACGTATTAGCTATTCTTGCTGGGTGGAAAATCAAAAAATATGATGACATTATTGGAATAACCGTGCGTCCTACTACAAGCACAGAAGGATTTTGGAAAGGCTATAAAATGAGAGGAGTCTCTGACTATTACAGAGACTATCATCCCATTTATGTGGTAATGAAGGCATTTAAATATTTCACTAAATCTCCCTTTTATATTGGGGTCGCTTATTTATACGGTTATGTATATGGAATTATAAAAGTAAAAGAAAAAATAGAAATTCCAGAAGTTCGTCATTATTACAGGCACAAATACAAGGAATTTTTCGATTAATATGAAGCAGAAAACAATATCTCAATTGCAAACATTCTTGTACGAAGGTCAAAGTTCGAAGTTAATTTTATTTTTACTTTTAATTCTTACTAATTTTATTGTTCGCATACCAAGTATTCCGCACGAAAAAGGATATGACTCCTTTTTTATTCATTCTGTTGCAAATTCAGTTACAAATTTTGGTATTGCTAAATGGTGGATCAATTGGATGTCCGTATTTGGATTATATCCGTATTCTTACGCAAGCGCTGTTCCATTTTCACTTTCTGGTTTATCTCAATTGACAGGAA from Methanolobus tindarius DSM 2278 harbors:
- a CDS encoding glycosyltransferase encodes the protein MDDYNYIIVTPCKNEEVSLPGLIDSIISNTIKPKLWVIVDDGSTDSTPLILNQLKEENDFVQIIKNQHSKRDLSFHYAEIVNDAINYSIKYCDDSSIPCDFIALIDADMVLHSDFFETIIGRLHSDPDLGVCSGSAAYYVGDKLVNESGRSQNPIGGLRVWRKKCFIESGGFPRSYSADSVSNVLAILAGWKIKKYDDIIGITVRPTTSTEGFWKGYKMRGVSDYYRDYHPIYVVMKAFKYFTKSPFYIGVAYLYGYVYGIIKVKEKIEIPEVRHYYRHKYKEFFD